The following coding sequences lie in one Alloacidobacterium dinghuense genomic window:
- a CDS encoding HEPN domain-containing protein, producing MNRKDLQFLANTRLREAQVLFKSGEFNGAYYLAGYAVECSLKACIAKHVKRHDFPDKKIVNDSYTHDLATLVKLAHLEQDRLSLAQTDPSFRKNWDLITLWSEKSRYSMYQELDCRDFLNAVADKKHGVMSWIKQRW from the coding sequence GTGAATCGCAAAGACCTGCAATTTCTAGCTAATACTCGTCTGCGCGAAGCGCAAGTTCTCTTCAAGTCAGGCGAGTTTAATGGGGCTTATTATCTGGCTGGCTATGCGGTTGAGTGCAGCCTCAAGGCGTGTATTGCGAAACATGTTAAGCGTCATGACTTTCCTGACAAAAAGATCGTCAATGATTCTTATACCCATGACTTGGCAACACTCGTGAAGCTAGCACATCTGGAACAGGATCGTTTAAGTCTTGCCCAAACCGATCCATCATTTCGTAAGAATTGGGACTTGATTACATTGTGGTCAGAAAAGAGTCGCTATAGCATGTATCAAGAGCTCGATTGCAGGGACTTTTTGAACGCCGTGGCAGATAAGAAGCATGGAGTCATGTCGTGGATAAAGCAGCGCTGGTAA
- a CDS encoding Gfo/Idh/MocA family protein — MKKIGMGLVGPGFVGAHHIDAVRRLGDVDVVAIAGSSRKSVDQKARAYKVERAYDDYRALIADPDIHVIHNTTPNHLHFPVIMAALAAGKHVISDKPLAVNADEGRQLHEAAVAAKVANVVTFNYRGNPLVQQARLMIAKGDAGDLSFVHGFYLQDWMTNPNVFSWRSDPTKGGVSSALGDIGSHWCDLAEHVSGLKIDSVLADLTTVIPVRYSSSASAEAFSKESSGERTPVQVGAEDLASVLLRFENGTRGSFSVGQVLPGHKNDVQLEINGRKLSLKWRQEEQNELWIGHQDKPNCVMMKDPSLVLPEVQPYVHLPGGHQEAWSDAFFNLIRDAYDWVRGGAAPDAKPALLPTFADGYRSTRLVEAMLKSHAAGGVWTKIQPA, encoded by the coding sequence ATGAAAAAAATCGGAATGGGTCTGGTTGGTCCGGGCTTCGTTGGAGCCCATCACATTGACGCAGTTCGACGGTTAGGCGATGTGGATGTTGTCGCCATCGCTGGATCGTCGCGAAAATCAGTCGATCAAAAGGCTCGTGCTTACAAGGTGGAGCGTGCCTACGACGATTACCGCGCATTGATAGCCGATCCGGACATTCACGTCATCCACAATACGACGCCCAATCATCTGCATTTCCCCGTCATCATGGCGGCACTTGCTGCCGGCAAGCATGTGATCTCCGACAAACCGCTTGCGGTCAACGCCGATGAAGGACGGCAGTTACACGAAGCGGCTGTCGCGGCGAAGGTCGCAAACGTTGTTACCTTCAACTATCGCGGAAATCCTCTTGTACAGCAGGCGCGCTTGATGATCGCGAAGGGAGACGCTGGGGATTTGAGCTTCGTCCACGGCTTCTATCTTCAGGACTGGATGACCAATCCGAATGTGTTCTCCTGGCGATCCGATCCGACAAAAGGTGGTGTTAGCTCGGCTCTGGGCGACATTGGCTCACACTGGTGCGATCTTGCCGAGCACGTCTCCGGATTGAAGATCGACTCCGTTCTCGCCGATCTCACAACTGTCATTCCCGTCCGCTACTCGTCCAGCGCATCGGCAGAAGCATTTTCGAAAGAGAGTTCCGGAGAGCGCACGCCGGTGCAGGTTGGCGCGGAAGATCTGGCCAGCGTCCTTCTGCGATTTGAGAATGGCACGAGAGGCAGCTTCTCTGTTGGTCAGGTTTTGCCGGGTCACAAGAACGATGTGCAACTGGAGATCAATGGAAGAAAGCTTTCATTGAAGTGGCGGCAGGAAGAGCAAAACGAACTGTGGATCGGCCATCAGGACAAACCAAACTGCGTGATGATGAAAGATCCTTCGCTCGTATTGCCGGAGGTGCAGCCTTATGTCCACCTGCCGGGCGGTCATCAGGAAGCGTGGTCGGACGCATTCTTCAACCTGATTCGCGACGCTTATGATTGGGTTCGCGGCGGGGCAGCACCAGACGCAAAGCCTGCGCTCCTGCCGACCTTCGCCGACGGCTATCGATCCACTCGCTTGGTGGAAGCGATGCTCAAGAGTCACGCTGCGGGCGGGGTGTGGACCAAGATACAACCTGCCTGA
- a CDS encoding methyltransferase family protein produces MSNASGTALHPDHTQRWFIALVSLSVGCAFFALWFWLLPSWLGFRVDIPAVALWRWIAVIPSVLGFAVALRCVWDFGWTGRGTPAPMAPPRKLVVVGFYRYVRNPMYLGFFVGWAGLWIVFGRSSRTALEVTIIAVLIVVLFVRFYEEPTLRGKFGADYEEYCRNVHRWLPRLGPWINH; encoded by the coding sequence ATGAGTAACGCAAGCGGAACTGCGCTGCACCCGGATCACACCCAACGGTGGTTTATAGCGCTCGTTTCGCTCAGCGTGGGCTGTGCCTTCTTCGCGCTGTGGTTCTGGCTCTTGCCTTCGTGGCTCGGTTTTCGCGTTGACATACCTGCAGTGGCTCTTTGGCGGTGGATCGCCGTCATCCCATCCGTTCTCGGCTTTGCGGTAGCCCTGCGCTGTGTGTGGGACTTTGGCTGGACAGGACGCGGTACACCGGCGCCAATGGCTCCGCCGAGGAAGCTGGTTGTTGTTGGTTTCTATCGCTACGTGCGCAATCCCATGTATCTCGGCTTCTTTGTGGGATGGGCTGGTCTTTGGATTGTCTTTGGCCGGTCGAGCCGAACTGCATTGGAGGTGACGATCATCGCTGTTCTCATCGTCGTTCTGTTTGTAAGGTTCTATGAGGAGCCGACTTTGCGAGGAAAGTTCGGGGCCGACTACGAAGAATATTGCCGTAACGTACATCGATGGCTGCCGCGCCTGGGTCCCTGGATCAACCATTAA
- the efp gene encoding elongation factor P, with the protein MAIPATQMRPGMIIKHNNELHAVFSVEHRTPGNLRAFIQAKLRNLRSGAMFEHRFRSADAIDRVVVDEIAMEFLYNDGDDYYFMNTENYEQTHLKHDTLGDAVEYLTPNLQITVSFFDGVPVGIELPQTVELTIVETEPGLKSATASSVTKPAKTETGLIVQVPPFINEGEKIRVDTAEGAYLSRA; encoded by the coding sequence ATGGCGATTCCCGCCACACAAATGCGTCCGGGCATGATCATCAAGCACAACAACGAGTTGCATGCCGTTTTCTCGGTAGAACACCGCACGCCCGGCAACCTGCGCGCCTTTATTCAGGCCAAGCTGCGGAACCTGCGCTCGGGCGCAATGTTCGAGCACCGCTTCCGCTCGGCCGACGCGATTGATCGCGTGGTGGTGGATGAGATTGCGATGGAGTTTCTCTACAACGACGGCGATGACTACTACTTCATGAACACGGAAAACTACGAGCAGACGCACCTGAAGCATGACACGCTGGGCGATGCGGTCGAGTATCTGACGCCGAATCTGCAGATCACGGTGTCGTTCTTTGACGGTGTGCCGGTGGGTATAGAACTGCCGCAGACGGTCGAGTTGACGATTGTCGAGACGGAGCCGGGGCTGAAGTCGGCGACCGCTTCATCTGTGACCAAGCCCGCGAAGACGGAGACGGGTCTGATTGTGCAGGTTCCTCCGTTTATCAATGAAGGCGAGAAGATTCGGGTGGATACGGCTGAAGGGGCCTACCTGAGCCGGGCGTAA
- the hrcA gene encoding heat-inducible transcriptional repressor HrcA, translating into MSSELRISPRERLVLTTIIESYIATGEPVASQTVARQFADKDGMSSATIRNVMAALSEAGLLDQPHTSAGRIPTAKAFRFFVEQLSGATRQLPLTQERRDQIDDSFIGVSSSQRFLERTSHVLALISSGVGVALASSTEVHALEHIHFTRLTAGRVLAVVVTKAGLVMDRILMLDRDLTHVELEASARFLNENFHGWSIDLIRTELTRRMEQERNEYDRLMGSVNELCRKGALDADGGLQMIFVEGVANLLASELDRERLRLMMAALEAKQRMVELLNAYVDAHQHTVRVVVGLEEAIPGMQNLVLIGSPARLGENNFGTVAVIGPTRIQYQETINAVSYIAQLSDKIFQPPQ; encoded by the coding sequence ATGTCTTCCGAACTGCGGATCAGCCCGCGTGAACGGCTGGTACTTACAACGATTATCGAGAGTTACATCGCTACGGGCGAGCCTGTGGCATCGCAGACGGTTGCGCGGCAGTTTGCCGATAAAGACGGCATGAGTTCGGCGACAATCCGGAACGTGATGGCAGCGCTCAGCGAGGCGGGACTTCTCGATCAGCCGCATACCTCGGCGGGACGTATCCCAACGGCTAAAGCTTTTCGATTCTTTGTGGAACAGCTGAGCGGCGCTACGCGGCAACTTCCGCTGACGCAGGAGCGGCGCGACCAGATCGACGACAGTTTTATCGGGGTCAGCAGCAGCCAGAGGTTTCTGGAGCGTACCTCGCATGTGCTGGCGCTGATTTCGAGCGGCGTGGGCGTAGCGCTGGCGTCATCGACTGAAGTACATGCCCTGGAACACATACACTTTACGCGGCTTACCGCAGGACGCGTTCTCGCCGTTGTGGTGACCAAAGCCGGTCTTGTCATGGACCGCATTCTGATGCTCGACCGCGATCTGACACACGTAGAACTCGAAGCATCGGCGCGCTTCCTGAACGAAAATTTTCATGGCTGGTCGATTGACCTCATTCGTACCGAGCTGACCCGCCGAATGGAGCAAGAGCGCAATGAGTACGATCGCCTCATGGGTTCGGTAAATGAGCTTTGCCGCAAGGGCGCCCTCGACGCGGACGGTGGTCTGCAGATGATTTTCGTTGAAGGCGTAGCGAATCTGCTGGCGAGCGAACTGGACCGGGAGCGCTTGCGCCTGATGATGGCCGCGCTCGAAGCGAAGCAGCGTATGGTCGAACTGCTGAACGCGTATGTGGACGCGCATCAGCATACGGTGCGCGTAGTAGTTGGGTTGGAAGAGGCGATTCCGGGGATGCAGAATCTTGTGCTGATCGGTTCGCCAGCAAGACTGGGTGAAAACAACTTCGGAACGGTTGCGGTAATTGGTCCTACACGGATTCAATACCAGGAGACGATCAATGCCGTTTCCTACATAGCACAGCTTTCGGACAAGATTTTCCAACCTCCTCAGTAG
- a CDS encoding TolB family protein, producing MLRRLGSLCLGLIILSRWFPMAAASVGIFEGHQDVGTVLHAGDVQYDAAKQTYTISGSGENMWLKTDAFQFVWKRVFGDVMLTSDISFIGTGGNPHRKTVLMIRQSLDADSPYADIALHGVGLTSLQFRLEKGALTQEVEASESAPKRLRIVKRGDYLYMVLGDDSSLHASGASIKLPLHGDFYVGIGVCSHDKDVVEKAVFSNVSLMPLATSTSKLVLYSALETVAVASTDRRVSYVADGRFEAPNWTRDGKAFLFNREGGIYRLAVDGGKPALIDTGFAKQCNNDHGISPDGRLLAISDSSTEGGQSQVYTLPIEGGMPQRLTAKSPSYWHGWSPDGKTIAFTGQRDGEFDIYAIPAAGGEETRLTTAKGLDDGPEYSPDGRYIYFNSERSGHMQIWRMAPDGSHQEQVTFDDSNDWFPHISPDGKWMVFLAYEKDVTGHPPSKDVTLQLMSMADGKVSVLATLFGGQGTINVPSWSPDSSQLAFVSYQMLPGEALSAN from the coding sequence ATGCTGAGAAGACTGGGCTCGTTGTGTCTTGGCTTAATTATTTTGAGTCGCTGGTTTCCCATGGCTGCTGCTAGCGTAGGCATCTTCGAAGGGCATCAGGATGTGGGAACGGTATTGCATGCTGGCGATGTGCAGTACGACGCGGCAAAGCAGACCTACACGATTAGCGGCAGCGGCGAAAATATGTGGCTCAAGACCGACGCGTTTCAGTTTGTGTGGAAGCGCGTTTTCGGCGATGTGATGCTAACGTCCGATATTTCTTTCATAGGCACGGGAGGGAACCCCCATCGCAAGACAGTGTTGATGATTAGGCAAAGTCTCGACGCGGATTCGCCGTATGCAGACATAGCTCTGCACGGAGTGGGGCTGACTTCGTTGCAATTTCGCCTGGAGAAGGGCGCGCTGACGCAGGAGGTGGAGGCGAGCGAGTCGGCTCCGAAGCGTCTGCGCATTGTTAAGCGGGGCGATTATCTTTACATGGTGCTGGGGGATGATTCGTCCCTCCATGCTTCGGGGGCTTCGATCAAACTGCCTCTCCACGGTGATTTCTACGTTGGGATTGGAGTGTGCTCGCACGATAAAGATGTCGTGGAGAAGGCGGTGTTTTCGAATGTCAGCCTAATGCCTTTGGCGACTTCAACGAGTAAGCTTGTGCTCTACAGTGCCCTCGAAACAGTGGCAGTAGCGTCGACGGATCGGCGAGTGTCATACGTGGCGGATGGTCGCTTTGAGGCTCCGAACTGGACACGCGATGGCAAGGCATTCCTCTTCAATCGCGAGGGTGGAATTTATCGGCTGGCGGTTGATGGTGGAAAGCCCGCGTTGATCGATACCGGATTTGCGAAGCAATGCAACAACGATCACGGGATTTCTCCGGATGGCAGGCTGTTGGCGATCAGCGACTCCTCCACAGAGGGCGGGCAATCGCAGGTCTATACGCTGCCGATTGAGGGTGGCATGCCGCAACGATTAACGGCGAAGTCGCCTTCGTACTGGCATGGGTGGTCGCCGGATGGAAAGACGATTGCGTTTACCGGGCAGCGCGATGGCGAGTTTGATATTTATGCGATTCCGGCGGCGGGAGGCGAAGAGACACGGCTGACGACAGCGAAGGGATTAGACGATGGCCCCGAGTATTCGCCGGATGGCAGGTACATCTATTTCAACTCCGAACGAAGCGGGCACATGCAGATCTGGCGGATGGCTCCGGATGGAAGCCATCAGGAGCAGGTTACCTTCGACGATTCGAACGATTGGTTTCCGCACATATCGCCAGATGGCAAGTGGATGGTATTTCTTGCCTATGAAAAGGATGTGACGGGGCATCCGCCGAGCAAGGATGTGACGCTGCAGTTGATGTCGATGGCAGATGGCAAAGTGAGCGTTCTGGCGACACTCTTCGGCGGACAGGGAACGATCAATGTTCCGTCGTGGTCGCCGGATAGTTCGCAGTTGGCATTTGTCAGCTACCAGATGCTGCCGGGAGAGGCTCTGTCCGCAAATTGA
- a CDS encoding GMC oxidoreductase, translating into MSQGIPAKKVYDVCIIGSGAGGGTAAKVLAEGGLNVVMLEAGPTLNPEKDFKEHVWPYELPHRGADVGGRARHELNTEFMSPNGFWEIEGEPYTTAPGSSFRWFRSRIEGGRTNHWGRIALRFGPADFKARSTDGMGDDWPITYEELAPYYDKVEAYIGVFGSKENVPNAPDGVFLPPPKPRCTETLVKKACDHLNITCIPSRLAILTQPVNGRAACHYCAQCGRGCITASNFSSSQVMIPPAQATGRFTLIPNAMAREIVLGKNGKAEGVTYIDKTTRSENQVRARAFVVAASACETARLFLNSRSSSFPDGIANSSGVAGRYLTDSVGTHLAGYFPQLEKVPAHNHDGVGGMHLYMPWWRVGQKNDFLRGYHIEFGGGRHMPGVGEFDGVCAEHEGYGVSLKQKCRSSYGNVIGFAGRGEMIPNENSYCDIDPNVVDRWGIPVLRFHWQWGENELKMAAHMQETFRSIIETAGGTVLTPHRDASDEGHAAEEKPVVDPALVGKSSISEGGTIIHELGTVRMGNNLKTSVLNENCQAHEVKNLFVADAAPFVTNPDKNPTLTIMALSWRTSEYLLDQAKKGEI; encoded by the coding sequence TTGTCGCAAGGAATTCCGGCAAAGAAGGTGTACGACGTCTGCATCATTGGGTCTGGCGCAGGAGGTGGTACCGCCGCGAAGGTGCTGGCAGAGGGCGGATTGAACGTCGTGATGCTCGAGGCGGGTCCCACGCTCAATCCGGAGAAGGACTTCAAGGAGCACGTCTGGCCGTATGAATTGCCGCATCGTGGGGCAGATGTTGGCGGCAGAGCGCGCCACGAACTCAACACCGAGTTCATGTCGCCGAATGGCTTTTGGGAAATTGAAGGCGAGCCTTATACCACTGCTCCCGGCTCATCGTTTCGCTGGTTTCGATCGCGCATTGAGGGGGGCCGCACGAACCACTGGGGGCGTATTGCGTTGCGCTTTGGTCCTGCAGATTTCAAAGCTCGCTCCACTGACGGCATGGGCGATGACTGGCCGATTACCTATGAAGAGCTTGCGCCTTACTATGACAAGGTTGAGGCCTATATCGGTGTCTTTGGCTCGAAAGAAAATGTTCCGAATGCGCCGGACGGTGTGTTTCTTCCGCCACCCAAGCCGCGTTGCACCGAGACTCTGGTCAAGAAAGCCTGCGACCACCTGAACATTACTTGCATTCCGTCGCGGCTTGCCATTTTGACGCAGCCCGTGAATGGGCGCGCGGCGTGCCACTACTGCGCACAATGCGGCCGCGGATGCATAACAGCTTCCAACTTCAGTTCCAGCCAGGTGATGATTCCTCCTGCCCAGGCTACAGGCCGCTTCACGTTGATCCCGAACGCAATGGCGCGTGAGATCGTTCTGGGGAAGAACGGCAAAGCGGAAGGAGTCACTTATATCGACAAGACGACGCGCAGCGAAAATCAGGTCCGCGCTAGAGCTTTTGTTGTGGCGGCCAGCGCTTGTGAGACGGCGCGCCTTTTTCTTAACTCACGCTCGTCGAGTTTCCCCGATGGAATCGCGAATTCATCCGGCGTGGCGGGGCGGTACCTTACCGATTCGGTCGGCACGCATCTGGCGGGATATTTTCCCCAACTGGAGAAGGTGCCTGCGCACAATCATGACGGCGTGGGCGGGATGCACCTGTACATGCCATGGTGGCGGGTTGGGCAGAAGAATGATTTTCTGCGGGGGTATCACATCGAGTTTGGGGGCGGACGCCACATGCCGGGGGTCGGTGAGTTCGACGGCGTTTGTGCCGAGCATGAGGGCTACGGAGTCTCGTTGAAGCAGAAGTGCCGGAGCTCCTACGGCAATGTGATCGGATTCGCAGGCCGTGGCGAGATGATTCCCAATGAAAACAGCTACTGCGACATCGATCCCAACGTTGTGGATCGGTGGGGCATCCCCGTGCTGCGCTTCCATTGGCAATGGGGCGAAAACGAGTTGAAAATGGCTGCGCACATGCAGGAGACGTTCCGCTCCATCATCGAAACTGCCGGAGGGACGGTGCTTACCCCTCATAGAGATGCCAGCGACGAGGGACATGCGGCGGAGGAAAAGCCGGTGGTCGATCCTGCGCTGGTCGGCAAGAGCAGCATTTCCGAGGGAGGCACAATCATTCATGAACTCGGCACGGTGCGCATGGGGAACAATCTAAAGACATCGGTTCTGAACGAGAACTGCCAGGCGCACGAAGTTAAGAATCTGTTTGTTGCCGACGCAGCTCCCTTTGTGACGAATCCGGATAAGAACCCGACTTTGACGATCATGGCGCTATCGTGGCGGACCTCGGAGTATCTGCTCGATCAAGCCAAAAAAGGGGAGATTTAG
- a CDS encoding gluconate 2-dehydrogenase subunit 3 family protein: protein MSGHSISRRNVLKSLSMGAVAGSVLRVIPLEAAEYAHGIIATEKADGKTAYTPKFFPPQQYKTLEALCGTIFPADADCGGAVEAGAPEFIDLLTSENPEYQLKLGGGIMWLDATCVDRYGKGYLECDPQQQKEILDRIAYRKNALSDASLSQGISFFAFLRDLTADGFFTSKIGIEYLGYIGNTYLTEFPGCPPVPGV from the coding sequence ATGTCTGGACACTCCATCTCACGGCGTAATGTTTTGAAATCACTGAGCATGGGAGCGGTAGCGGGTTCGGTGTTGCGCGTGATTCCGCTCGAAGCCGCCGAGTACGCTCACGGCATCATCGCGACAGAGAAGGCCGATGGCAAAACCGCCTACACGCCGAAATTCTTTCCGCCACAGCAATACAAGACGCTGGAGGCATTGTGCGGAACGATCTTTCCTGCCGATGCTGATTGCGGCGGCGCGGTTGAGGCTGGCGCTCCAGAGTTCATCGACCTGCTTACCAGCGAGAATCCTGAATATCAGCTGAAACTTGGCGGGGGCATCATGTGGCTTGATGCCACATGTGTCGACCGGTATGGCAAGGGCTATCTTGAATGCGATCCGCAACAACAGAAAGAGATACTCGACCGCATTGCTTACCGGAAGAACGCCTTATCGGATGCCAGCCTCAGCCAGGGGATTTCGTTCTTCGCTTTTCTTCGCGATCTCACTGCGGACGGATTTTTCACCAGCAAGATAGGAATCGAATATCTGGGCTATATTGGCAACACGTATTTGACAGAATTTCCTGGCTGCCCACCCGTTCCGGGTGTGTAA
- a CDS encoding c-type cytochrome has product MMNCLRMFTVPRNLMIAALGALVFLTAGPAARSQTAPSTDAAGTFKSKCAVCHGADGAGTALGTRMHAPDLRSKEVQDQTPEALTKVITSGKNNMPAFGNRLDKDQIQKLVDYVKTLHTDSGAK; this is encoded by the coding sequence ATGATGAATTGTCTGCGGATGTTTACGGTGCCTCGCAATCTTATGATCGCGGCGCTTGGTGCTCTCGTATTCCTCACTGCTGGTCCGGCGGCTCGATCACAAACGGCTCCCTCCACCGATGCGGCGGGAACATTCAAGTCCAAGTGCGCAGTCTGCCATGGCGCAGATGGAGCAGGCACAGCCCTTGGAACGCGCATGCATGCACCGGATCTACGCAGCAAGGAAGTGCAGGACCAAACCCCCGAGGCATTGACGAAGGTTATTACCTCAGGAAAAAACAACATGCCTGCTTTTGGAAATCGGCTCGATAAGGACCAGATCCAAAAGCTGGTGGATTACGTGAAGACGCTCCACACAGATTCAGGCGCGAAGTAG